The nucleotide sequence ACATGCCTGAAGCTCTAAGTTAAGTTCCAATCCcagcacagagaagaaagaaaagaaagaaaaaaaaaaaaaaaaacagtggctcaggagaatcacagttcaaggccagcccatctcaatgaaaaaaaagaattgggaatggtggtgtgtgcctgtcatcccagaaatggtgcaaagcctaaaataggaggatcatggtcttgGGAGCTGGGCAGAAAGCCCAGGTTATCTCCAAAATATcaatagcaaaaagggctggaggcgttagaggtgtggctcaagcagtagagtaccaccccagccagcacaaagccatgagttcaaacccagaactgccaaatagaaaaaaaagctgggtatggtggtacacatctatgaatcccagcactcagaaggctgagtcaggagCTTACATACTGAaagcctgcctcaaaaaaaaaaaaaagaaagaaagaaaaagaaaaaaaggccaggcaaggtggctcaagcGACACTGGAAGTCAtgaaggatcaaggtccaggcagcccaggcaaaaatccccaagaccctatctaaaaactcacctaaagcaaaaagggctggaggcatggctcaagtggcagagccaagcTTAatgctctaagttcaaaccccagtaccacccaaaaaaaaagtgtCACCCTATCCTCAAGGGAATGTTAGTTGGCAACAAAAGGGAAATTTGTGAAGTTTCTTTTTCTGCCTCAACATTCCTTTGGTTGTAGATGCAATATATTTGGGAGGAATTTCCCCCCTGCTATTATAAAAAGCTgcacaagggggaaaaaaaaaaagactaaaccaAAATAGCACACCAAAGCCACAATTCTGGCCTCTGCAAAGGGTAGCAGCATGCCAGTTACTTTCTGAAATGAGTTTAAACCAGAGGTCACAGACTGGTAGCCAGCTGGCTCCACGCAACCCACAGATGGGTTTTGTTTGTCCCATGGTGTTGGCCCACAACCTGCTTTTAAGAAAAGAACATCCATGGCCAACTTTCAGAAGATTTCACATCAAAACCTGGCTTTCCAGTCTCTTATTAAGTAGAAGATCTGATAACCCTGATGCAAcattcacatatgaaaaagagAAGCTGGAAGGAACCATGGCTGCCTCTTAACCAGGAATGGGGGGTCCAAGTCCGGCCCCAGTTTACTGCACTCACTCACATGACACATATACTCCCCCCGCCCCGCCATCAGCATCAGACTTTTCCAGCCTTGGTTTAAAAGATGCAATAGATGCAAGTTGCAAAGCCAGGCATTATTGGGCTTTTCCCAAACCATCCCAAATAAGACAAGTCAACATTATCGCATCCTTGATAGAAGGTAAAGCATCTAAGAGACCAAAATGatttgagaaatggaaaaaaaaaaaaaacagtagccaGGCCCAACTGAATTTCTACTCTAGGATActcattttctataaaaatacattcatgtttgttatttatttctcccAGCAATCCTACAAGCAAGGAATTACTTTCAGATAAGCAACTGAAGCTAAGTAGTATTACATAAGTTATTCAAAGGAACTCATCTAACTCATAAGTTACCACATCAGGTTCGACCCCAGTGTCATCCAGCTACATAGACGGTGTTTTCAGAGTCATGAATGAGCACTCTGCAGAGCCATGAAGCGCCTTTCCACCTCAGGACCTTTGTACCTGTTGTTTCCTCTGTTGGGAAACCTCTCTGACCAGATCTTCACATGGAAGAATCTTAcacttttgcttcattttatatCACCTCCACAGAGAAATCTTCCCTAATCATCCTATTTAAAATAACACACATGAGTGTGGACATATGTgtgcccccacacacacatgcacacacagcaaTTCATCTCTTGGCTCCTTACTACTCAAAGTGAAGGAGCCAAGAACAAGAAGCAGCAATTATTCTGGGAGGGTGACAGAAGTGCAAAATCTCAGGCCCTCCTCAAAGGGCCTTATTCAGAATCTGTATGATAAGAGCAGATAATACCCCAGGTGACCCAGGCTCACTGTAAGTTTAAAAAGCTAACTTAACACTATACAAGCCCTGCCCAACAGAACTACAATGTACATCTACAAGagtgcttttaaattttctagcagccacatttaaaaggcaaaaagaagtgaaattaaattaataatatatacttttagctCAGTAGGATTATTATAATGTCAACATGTcatcaatataaaattattaatgagcAATTTAGCATTCTGTGTATTGTATACTTACAACACACTTCACTGTGGACGTTTCACAGGTTCAACAGCCATATTCAAATGGCAGCTACCACACTGGATAAAGGCACCCTGGGCCAACACTTCATGTCTTTTTCCTCATAGCCTTCATCACAACTAGAATTCTCACACTGTGTTATCTAGTTTTGGTTGTTTTCATCTCTCCAACTCTCCCACTAAAACAACAGGTTCAGGAGAGCAGGTATTGCATCTGTCTTATTCACAGCTTTATCCTCTGTACCTATAATGGTACTAGGTGCAtggttaatatttattaagtatttgttgaacaaaagaatggaaaatgtacATGACCTTTCTAGTGCAAAGTGCTCCACGCAAAGCAGCAAAGATCTTTGGAATTGGACAGATATGGGTTTGAATGTCAACTCAGGCACTGACCAGCAGAGTGAGCTTGACTCTGTCATTTACCCTCttcaaataaaggaaatgctGCCCATAAAATGGAGATGCTGCTATTGAGCTCAGGGCATCATCACAACACTCAAATGTGACAATAGTCTACAAAGTGCCAGCCACCATAATAGCCAGCACTCATCAATACCAGCAGTGcctttccatccttctttctctctccagatACCATGGCAATGAATAATGATGCTGAGTGTGGACCACCTTCCTCCCAGAAGCCTGAGTTACTTACCCCTAACCAATGGGATGTGAATACTGACTGCAGACAGAGAGAATAAAACCATGCAGCATCACCTCTCCTTACCCCAGAGCTCAGCGGTTTCCAAGGTAAGTGTCATGGTCACTACAGCATGCAACCCACAGTGGAAGAAACCACTTGTGTCCCTCTGTCACCTTGATGAGTTCTACAGTGGCAGCTAGGGACCTACCCCAAGTCTCATTCCTCAGAAGAGTTCAAGGTCTGTGCCCAGACAGCTCATTGTGAAGTTGGTTGTGGCTTTGCCCTTTttgaagagagacaggaagatgggTAGAGGATTTAATCTGctccaatttatttattaatcattGACCTGTGTCAATCCACCATAAGGCTCGCTTCTCTGAAGCCTTAACACACATCCTAATCCACTAGTCAATGCTGCCCTGAGAATCTAGTGCTCGTGTTCTAATCTTCAATGTGTTTTTACATTCGTTAGATCAACAGCATAGGAGCAAAGCAAAACCCGCATTTAGGGATCATTGGAGTGTCACCAAGGAAATAACTCTGCTAGGAGTGACTACTTGAACATGAGGAAGCTAAGCCAGCTAAGCTGGCAACAGCCCCAATTTCTTCTTGCTGGAAACACGAAATCCCAAACCACATCCAGAATTGGTAGGCTATTAGAAgcgcatttaaaataataaataaatagctttAAATAACCTGTAGATCTTTAATCAGGAAAACAGATTCAAGATAGCATTCCTAGTAGGAGAAGGAATTTAACCAGGTAAGTACAGATCCCATCCTTTAAAAGGTTCAGAGTTGGACCAGGGTACCAAGGCAAAGGGTTTCTGCCACTGGTCTGAAACAGCACTGCTATTTCCTTTTCTGCAATTGAGTGTGGCTGTTGTCCCCTTTTCCTCAATGGGAACAAGGCACAAAGAGATGGAACTAACAAAAATCTCACAAATGTCTTCAATGCACTACTGTCTGTGACAAGGGTACAGAGCTCTCCACAACCAGGGCCAGTGACTGGGCTCTTGTGAGACCAAGAAGCTTCTAAGGGTCCTTTCCACAGCCCGGTTTCAGTGCTAATCATTCCCTCTGTGTTAGACCATGACAGGAAGCTTGTTCTTAAGAGAGTGGCTTTTCCTGCACTTCCAGTCAACATCTCTCCTTATAAAGATCAACAATGGGCAAGATGGTGGGATGAGGGGTGGAAAATCCAGAAATGTCACATGGTCCTCAAGTGAAGACCAAGTGAATTCCCTTCTATCCACACCCCTTGAAGTCAGCAGTTCTACCAAATAATGACACCAAGCCCCAAATACCACCAGTGCTTGCTGGGAGCACGCCAACTCAGTAGCAAATCTTCAGGAGCCATGTTGCAACACTGTTTATGTGCATTCTTTGCCTAGCCTCAGTGTAAAAGAACACAGGAAATTCTCCAGAGCCCCACAATGGCAGCAAGCTCCCCTCATCAACTTTAAGTCATCTGAATAAAACACCCCCTTCTCTGTTCCCAGCTGCTGCAAAGCAACTCAAACACATGTTGAAAAGATTTGATCTTTATGCCTCCCTCAAAGGGTACTTGACACTTCTCATGAAGTAAGCAGCTTAAAATTAGGACTTGGGGGGTGGAAAAGCCTATGCTTACCTTCCTAGGGCCAAAGCTATCTTGGAGAAAAGACTAGAACATTCCTACACCTAACAATTAAACAACAGACCCCTCCCAGACATCATACCCTGTCTTTATTTTGCTGTTATGGCATAAATCATCCTAACACCTTTTTAATTATAATCGAAAACTGGAAGCCATAGTTTGTGATGTTATAAATACTGATTTTCCAGTTAAATTAGGTATTTGCTGTTTTATGTTTTGATAAGAAGGGACTGTTTGAAGCCTCCTAAAATATTGCAATTAGTTCTTGCTGTTGAAACAGACAAGATATTAACAGACACATTTGCTGCTACAGTAAAATGTGCTGGAATGTTTATGCCTAAGTGTACCTTCTCTCAAGCTTTTAAAGCATAAAGCATATTCTTTTTTAACTGGAGGAAATCAATCACAATACtcacatttattatatatatttctgaAGTGAAGTAATTTCTAAAACTTCCCCAGACCTAGAAAGCACATGTCTTCAGCAGGAAGGTTACCTTCCTGCTGAAGACAATTTTACCTACTGGCTCCTGTTAACAAGATGATAACATCACTTTGGCTGACAAAAGCTGTGTTTCTGTTTGACAATTGCAATTAATTACTGAAATGCAATAGAGATGGAGACAGTCATCTAGATCTATTTTCCAGAAAGATATGAaacggaaggaaggaaagaagaaaaaaaagcaagaggttTGCATTGGGAACCCCTGCTCCAGTgctgttttaaaatgttatggCTGGCAAAGAAGCTGGATTGTTAATTTACTTCACCAGCACTCAACTTTTTAGTCCTCTCTGCTTCCATTCTCTCACCACCAGCTGAAGGTGGAGAGGGAAGGACATGAGCATCTCACAAGACATACCTCCAATCTGTCGCGAAGGAGGTGTAGACAAAAAGGGCATGGTGCAGGGCACAAACGCTCTAAAGACAGCCACTGTCATTTAGACATAGAAGCTCCTGATGCAAAATTCACCCAGTGTGCGTCCAGCCAAGGCAGATAGAAAAGTTAAGAAGGTGGGAAACAACCTGTCTTTACTTGAAAGCCCAGACGCCAGCTTCCTCACTTTAACTGTTCCCCTATTCATTTTGCTCTTGACCTTAAAATACTAAAGTTGGATTCCAGCCACGCAAAAGCGTTTAAGGGCGATTTTGATTGATTCCAGGAGGATCTCAAAGCTCCTTCGCCAATTTAACTCTACTGTCTCATTCCTCGGGTGTCCCCAACACAGAATCCCAGAACCTGGCAAAAGCCTGGGTCAGGAAACACCCGCAGGCACAGGGCTGGGGATTCCCAAGCTTGGAGCTGGAGAAATTCCGACAGCTCCTGCCTGgataaggaggctgaggcagggcagAGACTCCTCCTCTCGCTTTGaaataaagtgatttttaaacGGAGTTCAACCTCAACCCCTGCGCGCCGCGGCCAGGACACTCGCACGCGGGGACGGTACCGGGATCTCGCGGGGCGCGGAAAGCGGCCGCCTCACCTCGGGTGTCCCCGGTGTGTCTCCCCGGACCGCAGGGTCCTACCTGTACCACTCCAGCCCCTTCTCGTAGTTCCTGTCGAAGAAGTGCGGTTCCACGCCCACCGCCCGCACGTCCGGGTGCACTCGGATCGCCTCCAGCAGCGCGCGGGTCCCTCCTTTCTTCACCCCAATGATGAGCGCCTGGGGCAGCTTCTTTTCCCCGTAGTCCGGGGTGCTAACGGCGCCGCCCCTCTCGCTGCTCCCGTTGGCCGCCCTCCGGCCTGCGAGGTCCTCGTCGGTGGTGCTGGACTCCTGCGCTTCTCTCTCCAGCAGCGCACTCTGCGTGGTGATCATCTCGCCGGGGGCCAGCGGGCTCCGGAGCCAGGCGTCCCGggcgctgccgccgccgccgccgccgctcgcCAGTCCCCAGCCGTCGGCCCCGGGCGCGGCAGGCTGTTCAGGGGGCTCGGGCGGCTCCCTGTGGCTCGCGTTGTCCGGTGGCGGCGGCGCGGGCGGCGGCGAGGGGGCGCCGGGGCGCACGGGGGGAGGCGGCAGAGAGGGTGGCGGCGGGCTCGGCGGGGTCTCGGCGGCGGCGCCTGGCGGCTCCTGTAGCGCCAGGGGGAATTGCAGGGAGCCCGAGCCGCCCAGGAGGCTGTAGCACAGGTAGGTGACAGACAGGGACAAGGTGCACATAAAAAGCAGCTTGCGCGCTGGCGGCCCCTTAGCAGAGGCgccgggcggcggcggcgcggcgaGTGGTGGAGGCGGAGGCAGAGGCGGAGGAGGTGCGGGCCACGGGGCCATCGCGGCACCCggctggcggcggcggcggcggcggcagcccCCGGCGCGGCCCGGACATGGTTTCAgccgccgcccccgccgccgccgccgccgccgccgccgccgctgcccaGCCGCCCCGGCTGCATGAAGCGACGCCGCTGCGCCCCCGGCCCTGGCCGCTGTCCCGCTGCGCCGGGGGGAAGCCCGGCCGcatggcctcccccctccccgcTCGGCCCGCGGAGTCCGGGTGGgcttcccccccaaccccctcagcCTCTGGCAAGGGGACCGAGGGGGGCGCGCGGACCCGCCGGCTGCACCTGCTCCGTGTGCAGCGCCCCCGCTTCCCCCGATCCGCCGCGGCTCCGGCTTCagtccccgccgccgccgccgcgctctGTTGCAGCCCCGAGTTCCTTCCCCGCTGCTAACTTTCTGCCGGGAGAGAGGAGAGGCGccgagaggaggaggagggggccgGGCGCGCGCCCGACGCCGCCGAGGGAAGGGGGGTGCGTGGCGCGCGCCTGCGGAGGGGGCGCGGGAGCCGAGACGTGAGCCAGAGCTGGGGCATCCGGGAGAGCGGAGATCGTGCCCCCCACCGCCATCCGTCTCTCGCGCACTCGGGGTGCTCCCAGCCAGACCTCGCGTGCTTCCCTTCCCTTGGGAGTCGGAGACCAGTGTCCCAATACTTTTTGGTAATGTGAGTCCAGTGCTACCCTCCACTGCCACGGGTACCGGGAAGCTGGGGGCCAGCGAGTGGCGATCTTGGCTTTGCCTTTTCCCCTGGGACTCCAAGCAAACTCAGCCCATCCCTGACCCTTGCATTCTGTCACCTTGTTTATTGTCCTGCCTGGGGTTCAGAAGTAATTCTTTCTCCACCACAGGGTACCCATCCCAACTTCCATCTCTCCAGCCTCCCCATCTTATCTTGAAGCGCGTCTTGGGTGGAGCTGTGATACAAACCCCCAGGTGTCCCAGACCCAGAGCCTTTGCCGCTTTCCTATCACAGATGACAGTACTTTCTGCTCCAAGAGATGAATCTGTCCCCTCCTCCATACCCTAACTACAGGTGCACACACCTGTGCCCTTTGGGAGGCATCGGCTGCTAAAGGAGATCAGGTTTTCCTGGACTGAAATGGACTGGGACCATCATTCCTTTGAACACATAATAAACGGAGACCAGGTGGGTTGCAGGCTGTCTATATACAGCCTCGTTGAATTTTTTTAAGCGTATTTTTCTCTGCAGAGAAATTTCTACCCCTCACTTCCCTCTTGGGTGGGGGGTAACATCAGAGGGCTTTGAAAGATTCAAAAGTAGATTCTGTTTCCTGTTGCCTTTTGCTCAGGAAAGTGAAAGAAATGGGAGGCTGGaataggaggaaaaaggaaagcaatCAACTGAGGCACTGTAGCGAACTCAGCTTCCTGGGAACAGGAGCTGTCCCTATGCACAGCTAGGTTGGTCTCCTCCTGGGGCTGCTCTAGTGAGTGGTTTATCCTGCTAGCCACAGCTGGGTGCCTGGCAGGTGTGGTTTCCTTCTCCAGCTGATGTGGCTGGCTTCTCCCTTATTGTTTGATCACATAATGGGAACAACAGTTGAAAGAAAATGTATACAATGTCTAAATATTAACAAGGTACCTAGTgccaaagagggaaaaaaatgttaatcaAATAAGATGAAGAACGGGGACTTTTCCCTCAGTGAACAAAGCTCACTGCTGCTCTCAGCTGGACATGGGTTTCCTTCACTGCAGCTTTAGTTCAGATAAAGATTATTcctttataatatagtttttaTGGTACACAGGAGACCTGTGAAATGCAGAGTCTGGTGTCCTGTAAATCATTCCGTGTAACTAGGGATGCTTTTTCAAATACCACACAACTGCATTACTGTAATGTAAATGGGAAGGGACCAACAGATGCTACTAGATGCACAAGCTTTGCCAGGCTCTCTTTTCGCTCCAAGTCCAGCTCCAGCTGGTCAGCCAGGAAGCCTGGGTTGCAACAAATATTGTCACTGCATTGATCCATTTCCTTTTCCATTGTCAGGCACTGGGATGGCCAGCATGTGGCCCAGGGCCTCCCTGCAGTCCCTGCCTGACTCTGAAACTTTCTATCCACCCTCTCCACCATCCAAATGAACCTGCTCTGCATGTAGTTTTACTCAAGATGTGCTCTCAAATTTGAAAGGGTTTTGATAGCGTGGTGTTAAAACCGACCCCAGAGGTGGTAAACAACAAACAGAGCTGAAATGTGGCCAGCACAGTGATGCTGAGAAATTTAAACAAgctttaatcatttaaaattgcAGGCTTTCCCTAAAAAGTGGGGAAGGTTACTGTTGAAAAATCAACAGAGCCAGAGCTGAGGGCCTCTTTTTTAGGATGTCCATTCAAATTGTCCCTACACATTTACCTTACTTATCTGGACATTGTTAGTAAGGAAATGTTTTAATAGCCCTTCTCCTTCTGATCCTCACTGGTAAAATGTCACTCTGGTCAAGTGATGGGGAGGAGAtggctttgttgtttttgttgttttggagaaAGGCCTTGTCTACTTGGTACTTAGGCAGTTGCCTGCTTTCTCACTTTATTCTACTTTTGATGGAAGCATTTTCTGGGAGCAAATCTTTAAGAAAACAGAGTGATCTCTTTGGAGGGGAAGCTCCAACTTCATTCTGTCATTCCCAGTGGGTCTGAGACTGGATAGAACACTGCCAACACCCACACTCATTCAGACCTACCTGAGTCTCCAAGTCTCCAGTGACccccatttctttttattccagGCAGCAATCATGGATCAGTGCTACAGAGGACTAAAGCCCTTCCTGGCTGTTTCACTCCCTAACTAATAAACTCCATCCTCTTTACAATGCTACTCAAGGTTCCACCTTTCTTGCATCTCATAGGACTGCCAAACATATATTATCTAAATGCACACTGCATTATTCTAACTTCTGTAGAATTAGAT is from Castor canadensis chromosome 17, mCasCan1.hap1v2, whole genome shotgun sequence and encodes:
- the Hs3st4 gene encoding heparan sulfate glucosamine 3-O-sulfotransferase 4 isoform X1 is translated as MAPWPAPPPPLPPPPPLAAPPPPGASAKGPPARKLLFMCTLSLSVTYLCYSLLGGSGSLQFPLALQEPPGAAAETPPSPPPPSLPPPPVRPGAPSPPPAPPPPDNASHREPPEPPEQPAAPGADGWGLASGGGGGGSARDAWLRSPLAPGEMITTQSALLEREAQESSTTDEDLAGRRAANGSSERGGAVSTPDYGEKKLPQALIIGVKKGGTRALLEAIRVHPDVRAVGVEPHFFDRNYEKGLEWYRNVMPKTLEGQITMEKTPSYFVTNEAPRRIHSMAKDIKLIVVVRNPVTRAISDYTQTLSKKPEIPTFEVLAFKNRTLGLIDASWSAIRIGIYALHLENWLQYFPLSQILFVSGERLIVDPAGEMAKVQDFLGLKRVVTEKHFYFNKTKGFPCLKKPEDSSAPRCLGKSKGRTHPRIDPDVIHRLRKFYKPFNMMFYQMTGQDFQWEQEEGDK
- the LOC141418502 gene encoding uncharacterized protein, with the protein product MVSAAAPAAAAAAAAAAAQPPRLHEATPLRPRPWPLSRCAGGKPGRMASPLPARLWQGDRGGRADPPAAPAPCAAPPLPPIRRGSGFSPRRRRRALLQPRVPSPLLTFCRERGEAPRGGGGGRARARRRRGKGGAWRAPAEGAREPRREPELGHPGERRSCPPPPSVSRALGVLPARPRVLPFPWESETSVPILFGNVHTPVPFGRHRLLKEIRFSWTEMDWDHHSFEHIINGDQAAIMDQCYRGLKPFLAVSLPN